One genomic window of Comamonas serinivorans includes the following:
- a CDS encoding DUF3011 domain-containing protein gives MIRFRLPVSLAALMLGLSALPAQAQYGGSGAVTCESQDGRYNECRTPFRNPVVAETLSSSSCIEGRTWGERGSGTVWVNDGCRARFVEGRGGWSGSGGQGGAVRCESEDGRYRECPTPGGMRMVISRQLSESSCIEGRSWGNRGNSIWVRDGCRAEFVAANAWGGGGHHGSDQGRTVTCSSENRRQTTCNWNSRWGRPRLIEQLSSDSCREGSSWGYDGRGRLWVDRGCRARFGTY, from the coding sequence ATGATCCGGTTCCGTCTTCCCGTCTCGCTGGCCGCGCTGATGCTCGGCTTGTCTGCCTTGCCGGCTCAGGCGCAATACGGCGGCAGTGGCGCCGTCACGTGCGAAAGCCAGGATGGCCGCTACAACGAGTGCCGCACGCCGTTCCGCAATCCGGTGGTGGCCGAGACCCTGTCGAGTTCGTCGTGCATCGAGGGGCGAACCTGGGGTGAGCGGGGTTCGGGCACGGTGTGGGTGAACGATGGCTGCCGCGCGCGTTTTGTCGAGGGGCGTGGCGGTTGGTCGGGCTCGGGTGGTCAGGGTGGGGCCGTGCGCTGCGAAAGCGAGGATGGGCGCTACCGCGAATGCCCCACGCCTGGCGGCATGCGCATGGTGATCTCGCGCCAGCTGTCGGAGTCGTCGTGCATCGAAGGCCGCAGCTGGGGCAACCGGGGCAACAGCATCTGGGTGCGCGACGGCTGCCGCGCCGAGTTCGTGGCTGCCAATGCCTGGGGCGGCGGGGGCCACCACGGCTCCGATCAGGGTCGCACGGTGACGTGCAGCAGCGAAAACCGCCGCCAGACCACCTGCAACTGGAATTCGCGCTGGGGCCGGCCGCGCCTCATCGAGCAGCTGTCGTCGGACAGCTGCCGCGAGGGCAGCTCCTGGGGCTATGACGGCCGTGGTCGGCTGTGGGTGGACCGCGGTTGCCGCGCGCGCTTTGGCACGTATTGA
- the alaS gene encoding alanine--tRNA ligase, whose amino-acid sequence MSQAPHSVADIRQSFLDFFAQRGHTVVPSSSLVPANDPTLMFTNSGMVQFKDVFLGTDKRPYNRATSVQACLRAGGKHNDLENVGYTARHHTFFEMLGNWSFGDYFKKESIQWGWELLTQVYKLPPEKLLATVYIDDDEAYDIWHTVIGLPAERIVRIGDNKGGKYKSDNFWMMADTGPCGPCSEIFYDHGPHIPGGPPGSPDEDGDRFIEIWNHVFMQFDMQEDGSVVPLPAPCVDTGMGLERLAAILQHVHSNYEIDLFQALIQAAARETGCTDLTNPSLKVIADHIRATSFLVADGVIPDNAGRGYVQRRIIRRAIRHGYKLGQGKPFFYKLVPDLVAQMGEAYPKLKEQQAHITAVLKAEEERFYETLANGMHILDAALPEGATVLPGDVAFKLHDTYGFPLDLTQDVCRERGVSVDEAGFNTAMQHQKDTARAAGKFKMDKALAYDGADNQFTGYDLLEDTGQIVALYVDGEPRQRIQAGDRAVVVLDITPFYAESGGQVGDQGALLLANRPGAGVFSVNDTLKVKAGVYGHHGELTEGELVVGDAVIAKVDQAARAATMRNHSVTHLMHKALREVLGEHVQQKGSLVTPERTRFDFAHNAAVTPEQTREIERRVNAEVLANTDTQARVMDIDSAKATGAMMLFGEKYGDSVRVLDIGTSRELCGGTHVHRTGDIGLFKIVAESGVAAGVRRVEAVTGENALAYLQQLEDTVSSAAATLRTPPAELGERIHANLDTIKALEKEIIALKGKLASSQGDELASQAVQVKGIKVLAAKLDGADAKTLRETLDKLKDKLGAAAVVLAAVDGDKVQLAAGVTKAETGKVKAGELVNFVASQVGGKGGGKPDMAMAGGTDASKLPQALAAVQAWVAERL is encoded by the coding sequence ATGAGCCAAGCTCCCCATTCCGTCGCCGACATCCGCCAGAGTTTTCTGGACTTCTTTGCCCAGCGTGGCCACACCGTGGTGCCGTCCAGTTCGCTGGTGCCGGCCAACGACCCGACGCTGATGTTCACCAACTCGGGCATGGTGCAGTTCAAGGATGTGTTCCTGGGCACCGACAAGCGCCCTTACAACCGCGCGACCAGCGTGCAGGCCTGCCTGCGCGCGGGCGGCAAGCACAACGACCTGGAGAACGTGGGCTACACGGCGCGCCACCACACGTTCTTTGAAATGCTGGGCAACTGGTCGTTTGGCGACTACTTCAAGAAAGAGTCCATCCAGTGGGGTTGGGAGCTGCTGACCCAGGTCTACAAGCTGCCGCCCGAGAAGCTGCTGGCCACCGTCTACATCGACGACGACGAGGCCTACGACATCTGGCACACCGTCATCGGCCTGCCGGCCGAGCGCATCGTGCGCATCGGCGACAACAAGGGCGGCAAGTACAAGTCCGACAACTTCTGGATGATGGCCGACACCGGCCCCTGCGGCCCGTGCTCCGAGATCTTCTACGACCACGGCCCGCACATCCCCGGTGGCCCGCCGGGCAGCCCCGACGAAGACGGCGACCGCTTCATCGAAATCTGGAACCACGTGTTCATGCAGTTCGACATGCAGGAAGACGGCTCGGTCGTACCGCTGCCGGCGCCCTGCGTCGACACCGGCATGGGCCTGGAGCGCCTCGCGGCCATCCTGCAGCACGTGCACAGCAACTACGAGATCGACCTGTTCCAGGCCCTCATCCAGGCGGCCGCGCGTGAAACCGGCTGCACCGACCTCACCAACCCCTCGCTCAAGGTGATTGCCGACCACATTCGCGCCACCTCGTTCCTGGTGGCCGATGGCGTCATCCCCGACAACGCGGGCCGTGGCTATGTGCAGCGCCGCATCATCCGCCGCGCCATCCGCCACGGCTACAAGCTGGGCCAGGGCAAGCCCTTCTTCTACAAGCTGGTGCCCGACCTGGTGGCGCAGATGGGCGAGGCCTATCCCAAGCTGAAAGAGCAGCAGGCGCACATCACCGCCGTGCTCAAGGCCGAGGAAGAACGCTTCTACGAGACGCTGGCCAACGGCATGCACATCCTCGATGCCGCCTTGCCCGAGGGCGCCACCGTGCTGCCCGGCGACGTGGCCTTCAAGCTGCACGACACCTACGGCTTTCCGCTGGACCTGACCCAGGACGTGTGCCGCGAGCGCGGCGTCAGCGTGGACGAGGCCGGTTTCAATACCGCCATGCAGCACCAGAAGGACACGGCGCGCGCGGCCGGCAAGTTCAAGATGGACAAGGCCCTGGCCTACGACGGCGCCGACAACCAATTCACCGGCTACGACCTGCTGGAAGACACGGGCCAGATCGTGGCGCTGTACGTGGACGGCGAACCGCGCCAGCGCATCCAGGCCGGCGACCGCGCGGTGGTGGTGCTGGACATCACGCCGTTCTACGCCGAAAGCGGCGGGCAGGTGGGCGACCAGGGCGCGCTGCTGCTCGCCAATCGGCCCGGGGCGGGGGTCTTCTCGGTGAACGACACCCTCAAGGTCAAGGCCGGCGTGTACGGTCACCACGGCGAGCTGACCGAGGGCGAGCTGGTGGTGGGCGACGCGGTGATCGCCAAGGTCGACCAGGCCGCGCGCGCCGCCACCATGCGCAACCACTCTGTCACCCACCTCATGCACAAGGCCCTGCGCGAGGTGCTGGGCGAGCACGTGCAGCAAAAGGGCAGCCTGGTGACGCCTGAGCGCACGCGCTTCGACTTCGCCCACAACGCCGCCGTCACGCCCGAGCAGACGCGCGAGATCGAGCGCCGCGTGAACGCCGAGGTGCTGGCCAACACCGACACGCAGGCCCGCGTCATGGACATCGACAGCGCCAAAGCCACCGGCGCCATGATGCTGTTCGGCGAGAAGTACGGCGACAGCGTGCGCGTGCTCGACATCGGCACCAGCCGCGAGCTGTGCGGCGGCACCCACGTGCACCGCACGGGCGACATCGGCCTGTTCAAGATCGTGGCCGAAAGCGGCGTGGCCGCTGGCGTGCGCCGCGTCGAAGCGGTGACCGGCGAGAACGCGCTGGCCTACCTGCAACAGCTGGAAGACACGGTGAGCAGCGCCGCCGCCACGCTGCGCACGCCGCCGGCCGAGCTGGGCGAGCGCATCCATGCCAACCTCGACACCATCAAGGCGCTGGAAAAGGAAATCATCGCCCTCAAGGGCAAGCTGGCCTCGAGCCAGGGCGACGAACTGGCCAGTCAGGCGGTCCAGGTCAAGGGCATCAAGGTGCTGGCTGCCAAGCTGGACGGCGCCGACGCCAAGACCCTGCGCGAGACCCTGGACAAGCTCAAGGACAAGCTGGGCGCCGCTGCCGTGGTGCTGGCCGCCGTCGATGGCGACAAGGTGCAGCTGGCCGCGGGCGTGACCAAGGCCGAAACCGGCAAGGTCAAGGCCGGTGAGTTGGTCAACTTCGTCGCCAGCCAAGTGGGCGGCAAGGGCGGCGGCAAGCCCGACATGGCCATGGCCGGCGGCACCGATGCCAGCAAGCTGCCCCAGGCGCTCGCCGCCGTGCAAGCCTGGGTGGCTGAACGGTTGTGA
- a CDS encoding DUF4272 domain-containing protein yields the protein MWKRLRLWLSPSPPAPDDAAPHIEPGLDAPSATDQAAPEAGPHHPDLLELGDAYASALPGGPQTARADTEPVLSHQADADPADLPVPRQVPLDLAPGPADLALDPPLNPPADGATDTPPRPATPRLLPVADASLDKLALDPVLDPTLDPPLDAVPPLAAEPAHASVAEPTLTSAAEPTRAPIAEPVRASAVARQPMREVEPTLEPVLNLAPDPRREPAHDTDAPAVDAPAPAAPPTPTSPTVAATASDRGEPAWSEAWPDDVPAHGLPAHPAERREPGLHHGDAEVTPWPESRLDPYLPSQLPLDALDTTGEPVLTDEAAAPARQAPTPAPTFASAPAAVTAAPVITPLTAPAAPAIAPVPAPPALARAPEDQPVLVHVFATLREGVSPPFASLTLEHLDTRHPEMAEHLTGLMRYVQGRNPADMTPRRHALWRHLQRVQHVWRLTLMPAQLEALGQWAGAVNGVVALPDGSVRDPKGYVLLAAPGGSDDALARLPHPADAWQRKRASEALMRARGWRVSASLPPVAGAGEVSLRTVPDVVGRALALVLVAARAESLAAGGGDALTPDRLRQRLPAALAHLSPNERQFLDTAAPTQAQVVAMGWRYEALHGLLWALGLLDDLPWPQDVCNVAQCVALLLDANLDRLAHDASLRPASDILDQLDLHMRLHWLLRDSELQGQTAPQALRRGVVMERHQVLNWLIAFEQADWDKVGTPT from the coding sequence ATGTGGAAGCGACTGCGGCTCTGGCTCTCCCCTTCTCCCCCGGCACCGGACGACGCGGCCCCACACATCGAACCGGGCCTGGACGCCCCATCGGCCACCGATCAAGCCGCCCCCGAAGCCGGGCCACACCACCCGGACCTGCTGGAGCTGGGCGATGCCTACGCATCGGCCCTGCCCGGCGGCCCGCAGACCGCCCGTGCCGACACAGAGCCGGTGTTGAGCCACCAGGCCGATGCCGACCCGGCCGACCTGCCCGTGCCCCGGCAGGTGCCGCTCGACCTGGCGCCTGGGCCTGCCGATCTGGCGCTCGACCCGCCGCTCAACCCGCCGGCCGACGGCGCCACCGACACCCCGCCGCGGCCTGCGACGCCCAGACTGCTCCCCGTGGCGGACGCATCGCTGGACAAGCTGGCCCTCGATCCGGTCCTCGATCCGACCTTGGACCCGCCCCTCGACGCCGTCCCGCCCCTGGCCGCTGAGCCAGCCCATGCATCCGTCGCCGAGCCCACCCTGACGTCAGCCGCCGAGCCAACCCGCGCCCCCATCGCGGAGCCTGTCCGTGCGTCAGCCGTGGCGCGCCAGCCCATGCGTGAGGTGGAGCCCACGCTGGAGCCTGTGCTCAACCTGGCACCCGACCCGCGACGCGAGCCGGCGCATGACACCGACGCCCCTGCCGTCGATGCCCCAGCACCAGCCGCCCCGCCCACACCCACCTCCCCGACCGTCGCCGCGACCGCAAGCGACCGCGGCGAGCCGGCCTGGTCCGAGGCCTGGCCCGACGACGTGCCCGCTCACGGTTTGCCCGCTCACCCGGCCGAGCGACGCGAGCCCGGCCTGCACCACGGCGACGCCGAGGTCACGCCCTGGCCCGAATCGCGGCTGGACCCTTACCTGCCCTCGCAGTTGCCCCTCGATGCCCTCGACACGACCGGGGAACCCGTGCTGACCGACGAGGCTGCGGCCCCGGCCCGCCAGGCACCCACGCCTGCCCCCACCTTCGCCTCAGCGCCTGCTGCGGTCACCGCTGCACCCGTCATCACGCCGCTTACCGCACCGGCCGCGCCCGCCATCGCACCGGTCCCCGCGCCGCCTGCGCTGGCCCGCGCGCCCGAGGACCAGCCCGTCCTCGTGCACGTGTTCGCCACCCTGCGCGAAGGGGTTTCGCCGCCGTTTGCCAGCCTGACGCTGGAGCACCTGGACACCCGCCACCCCGAGATGGCCGAGCACCTGACCGGCCTGATGCGCTACGTGCAAGGCCGCAACCCGGCCGACATGACCCCGCGCCGCCATGCGCTGTGGCGCCACCTGCAACGCGTGCAGCACGTCTGGCGGCTCACGCTCATGCCCGCGCAGCTGGAGGCGCTGGGCCAGTGGGCCGGTGCCGTCAATGGCGTGGTGGCCCTGCCCGACGGCAGCGTGCGCGACCCCAAGGGCTACGTGCTGCTGGCCGCGCCGGGCGGCAGCGACGACGCGCTGGCCCGCCTGCCCCACCCCGCCGACGCCTGGCAGCGCAAGCGGGCCAGCGAAGCCCTCATGCGCGCCCGCGGCTGGCGCGTGTCGGCCAGCCTGCCGCCCGTGGCCGGCGCTGGCGAAGTCAGCCTGCGCACGGTGCCCGACGTCGTCGGCCGCGCGCTGGCCCTGGTGCTGGTCGCCGCGCGGGCCGAGTCGCTGGCGGCGGGCGGTGGCGATGCCCTCACACCCGACCGCTTGCGCCAGCGGCTGCCCGCCGCGCTCGCGCACCTCAGCCCGAACGAGCGCCAGTTCCTCGACACCGCGGCCCCCACGCAGGCCCAGGTCGTGGCCATGGGCTGGCGCTACGAGGCCCTGCATGGGCTGCTGTGGGCCCTTGGCCTGCTGGACGATCTGCCCTGGCCCCAGGACGTCTGCAACGTCGCGCAGTGCGTGGCGCTGCTGCTGGACGCGAACCTGGACCGCCTGGCGCACGACGCCAGCCTGCGCCCCGCCAGCGACATCCTTGACCAACTGGACCTGCACATGCGCCTGCACTGGCTGCTGCGCGACAGCGAGCTGCAGGGCCAGACCGCCCCGCAGGCGCTGCGCCGCGGCGTGGTCATGGAGCGCCACCAGGTCCTCAACTGGCTCATCGCGTTCGAGCAGGCCGACTGGGACAAGGTGGGCACACCCACCTGA
- a CDS encoding YbjQ family protein encodes MLLSNTEYIPGHRVSRHLGLVQGSTVRSKHAGRDLMAGLKNIVGGELKGYTELLNESRQEALDRMQAQAKQLGANAVINIRFSTSNIAAGASELLAYGTAVVIDSAA; translated from the coding sequence ATGCTGCTGAGCAACACCGAATACATTCCCGGCCACCGCGTGAGCCGCCACCTGGGCCTGGTGCAGGGCAGCACCGTGCGCTCCAAGCACGCGGGGCGCGACCTGATGGCCGGCCTGAAGAACATCGTCGGTGGCGAGCTCAAGGGCTACACCGAGCTGCTCAACGAATCGCGGCAGGAGGCGCTGGACCGCATGCAGGCCCAGGCCAAGCAGCTCGGCGCCAATGCGGTGATCAACATCCGCTTCTCCACCTCGAACATCGCGGCCGGCGCCTCCGAGCTGCTGGCCTACGGCACGGCGGTGGTCATCGACAGCGCCGCATGA
- a CDS encoding YbjQ family protein produces the protein MEFLINLGFILLLGLIGLVFGSLSERKHYRSIREREARYRHILVFNEKKPPLTVSGQPFHLVQGSVVVSSDYFKNMAAGLRSLFGGNLKNYEALLDRARREALLRLKEQAHARGAHLVVGVLFETSTLNQNGRGQIVSCEVLAYGTAFVMPREPVAA, from the coding sequence ATGGAATTCCTCATCAACCTGGGGTTCATCCTCCTGCTGGGCCTCATCGGCCTGGTGTTTGGCAGCCTGAGCGAGCGCAAGCACTACCGCTCCATCCGCGAACGCGAAGCGCGCTACCGGCACATCCTGGTCTTCAACGAAAAAAAGCCGCCGCTCACGGTGTCGGGACAGCCGTTCCACCTCGTGCAGGGCTCGGTGGTGGTGTCGAGCGACTACTTCAAGAACATGGCCGCCGGCCTGCGCAGCCTGTTCGGCGGCAACCTGAAGAACTACGAAGCCCTGCTGGACCGCGCCCGCCGCGAGGCCTTGCTGCGGCTGAAAGAGCAAGCCCATGCGCGCGGCGCCCACTTGGTGGTGGGCGTGCTGTTCGAGACCAGCACGCTGAACCAGAACGGCCGCGGCCAGATCGTCAGCTGCGAGGTGCTGGCCTACGGCACGGCCTTCGTCATGCCGCGCGAGCCCGTGGCCGCCTGA
- the chrA gene encoding chromate efflux transporter gives MPATGTSAAGAPATGTSATGTFAEVLGAFLKLGLTSFGGPIAHLAYFRTEFVERRRWLDDRRYADLVALCQFLPGPASSQVGMALGLGRAGWPGLLAAWLGFTLPSAVVLILFALGMAHVQGPALTGAVQGLKVVAVAVVAQAVWGMARTLCTDRPRAGLAFLAALLTLALPSALGQVAALILVGLLGGWGLTVAPPGSAGPMGPVGASGPLRVRGAVSRRVGWVALLLFALPLVGLPLWATATGSSTLALLDGVYRAGALVFGGGHVVLPLLQATVVPSGLMSNAEFMAGYGAAQAVPGPLFSFAAYLGAQVHGPLSGWVGGLALLAVIFLPALLVLVAALPFWEALRHRAGVQRVMAGINAAVVGILAAALYDPVWTSAIHGRADLALALTAFGLLVVARVSPVWVVLLAALTGWGMTLVAA, from the coding sequence ATGCCCGCCACCGGTACATCCGCAGCCGGTGCGCCCGCCACCGGTACGTCCGCCACTGGTACGTTCGCCGAGGTGCTGGGGGCCTTCCTGAAGCTGGGGCTCACGTCGTTTGGCGGTCCGATCGCGCACCTGGCGTACTTCCGCACCGAGTTCGTCGAGCGCCGCCGCTGGCTGGACGACCGCCGCTACGCCGACCTCGTCGCGCTGTGCCAGTTCCTGCCGGGCCCGGCCAGCAGCCAGGTGGGCATGGCGCTGGGCCTGGGCCGCGCCGGCTGGCCGGGGCTGCTGGCGGCGTGGCTGGGCTTCACCCTGCCGTCGGCCGTGGTGCTGATCCTGTTTGCGCTGGGCATGGCCCATGTCCAGGGACCGGCGCTGACGGGCGCCGTGCAGGGGCTCAAGGTGGTGGCGGTGGCCGTCGTGGCCCAGGCGGTGTGGGGCATGGCCCGGACGCTGTGCACGGATCGCCCGCGCGCGGGCCTTGCCTTTCTGGCGGCGCTGCTGACCCTGGCGTTGCCCTCGGCACTGGGGCAGGTGGCGGCCCTCATCCTGGTGGGGCTGCTGGGCGGGTGGGGGCTCACCGTGGCCCCACCCGGTTCGGCTGGCCCGATGGGTCCGGTGGGGGCCTCGGGTCCGCTGCGCGTGCGCGGGGCCGTGTCGCGCCGGGTGGGCTGGGTGGCGCTGCTGCTGTTCGCGCTGCCGCTGGTGGGGCTGCCGCTGTGGGCGACCGCCACTGGCTCGTCCACGCTGGCGCTGCTGGACGGCGTGTACCGCGCTGGCGCGCTGGTGTTCGGCGGCGGGCATGTGGTGTTGCCGCTGCTGCAGGCCACGGTGGTGCCCAGCGGGCTGATGAGCAACGCCGAGTTCATGGCGGGCTATGGCGCGGCGCAGGCGGTGCCAGGGCCCTTGTTCAGCTTTGCCGCTTACCTGGGCGCGCAGGTTCACGGGCCGCTGAGCGGCTGGGTCGGTGGCCTGGCCTTGCTGGCGGTGATCTTCCTGCCGGCGCTGCTGGTGCTGGTTGCGGCCTTGCCGTTCTGGGAGGCGCTGCGGCACCGCGCCGGGGTTCAGCGCGTCATGGCGGGCATCAACGCGGCGGTCGTCGGCATCCTGGCCGCTGCCCTGTACGACCCGGTGTGGACCAGCGCCATCCACGGCCGGGCCGATCTGGCGCTGGCGCTGACGGCGTTCGGCCTGTTGGTGGTGGCCCGGGTGTCGCCGGTGTGGGTGGTGTTGCTCGCTGCGCTGACGGGCTGGGGCATGACGTTGGTGGCGGCCTGA
- a CDS encoding esterase-like activity of phytase family protein, with product MDCTPLWRRAVSTAALLAVTTLAACGSGDDDSEPHIASLKLLGATSLPTGTAFDGVEFGGISGLDRARDGSYWAISDDRGGERGTPRFYNLSIDYGATGPVTVTINRQLFMQRADGTPFPATARTVDPEAIRLAPNGNLYWSSEGNWGTTPETLFQPFVREMTPDGQFVREFKTPSLYNYVDNTTTGGRSNKLFEALTVAGDGTVYVANEDALIQDGSLTTVQAGSVVRVTALDAKTGAATAQYAYELPKIPVDAPAGAPFGPDNGLSDMLAIGDRKFIAVERAFASGIGNTIRLVETEITNATTDITHEASLKTARYTPMTRKLLLELPIIHAGVKLDNIEAITWGKTLPNGHRTLVLAADNNFTADTQANQFLVFEVLPE from the coding sequence ATGGATTGCACACCGCTTTGGCGTCGAGCCGTTTCCACCGCCGCGTTGCTGGCCGTCACCACGCTGGCGGCTTGCGGCAGCGGAGACGACGACAGCGAACCGCACATCGCGTCACTCAAACTCCTGGGCGCCACCAGCCTGCCCACCGGCACGGCGTTCGACGGGGTGGAGTTCGGGGGCATCTCCGGCCTCGACCGGGCCCGGGACGGCAGCTACTGGGCCATCTCCGATGACCGCGGTGGCGAGCGTGGCACGCCGCGCTTTTACAACCTCAGCATCGACTACGGCGCCACCGGCCCGGTAACGGTGACCATCAATCGCCAGCTGTTCATGCAGCGCGCGGACGGCACACCGTTTCCCGCCACGGCCCGCACCGTGGACCCCGAAGCCATACGCCTGGCCCCCAACGGCAACCTGTACTGGTCGTCCGAGGGCAATTGGGGCACGACGCCGGAAACGCTGTTCCAGCCCTTTGTGCGCGAGATGACACCCGACGGCCAGTTCGTGCGCGAGTTCAAGACGCCCAGCCTCTACAACTACGTGGACAACACCACGACAGGCGGGCGCAGCAACAAGCTCTTCGAGGCCTTGACGGTGGCCGGTGACGGCACGGTGTACGTCGCCAACGAAGACGCGCTCATTCAGGACGGCTCGCTGACCACCGTTCAGGCCGGCAGCGTGGTTCGGGTGACGGCCCTGGACGCCAAGACCGGCGCGGCCACAGCTCAGTACGCCTATGAGCTGCCGAAGATCCCGGTGGATGCTCCGGCTGGCGCGCCCTTCGGCCCCGACAACGGCTTGTCGGACATGCTGGCCATCGGCGACCGCAAGTTCATCGCCGTGGAACGTGCGTTCGCATCGGGCATCGGCAACACCATCCGGCTGGTGGAAACCGAGATCACGAACGCGACCACCGACATCACCCACGAAGCCAGCCTGAAGACAGCGCGGTACACCCCGATGACCCGCAAGCTGCTGCTGGAGCTGCCCATCATCCACGCGGGGGTGAAGCTGGACAACATCGAGGCCATCACCTGGGGCAAGACCTTGCCCAACGGCCACCGCACCCTGGTGCTGGCAGCCGACAACAACTTCACCGCCGACACCCAGGCCAACCAATTCCTCGTGTTCGAAGTGCTGCCCGAGTGA
- a CDS encoding SH3 domain-containing protein, whose product MFKRFTAASFLLASLVVTALPSAALAQQMVSISKTEANMRTGPGTHHAVSWSLVKGFPLQVVSRKGNWLQVRDFENDRGWVFRSLTGSSPHHIVKANVANLRSEPTTRSQVAGKLVYGEVVTTLDKRPGWVKVQRDTGVKGWVSDNLLWGW is encoded by the coding sequence ATGTTCAAACGTTTCACTGCCGCTTCGTTCCTCCTGGCCTCCCTGGTCGTCACCGCCTTGCCCAGCGCGGCCCTTGCCCAGCAGATGGTGAGCATCTCCAAGACAGAGGCCAACATGCGCACAGGGCCAGGCACCCACCACGCGGTCAGCTGGTCTTTGGTCAAGGGCTTTCCGCTGCAGGTGGTGAGCCGCAAAGGCAATTGGCTCCAGGTACGCGATTTTGAGAACGACCGAGGGTGGGTGTTCCGCTCGCTGACCGGGAGCTCGCCGCATCACATCGTCAAGGCAAATGTGGCCAACCTCCGATCAGAGCCCACGACGCGCAGCCAAGTCGCCGGCAAGCTTGTGTACGGCGAAGTGGTCACAACACTGGACAAGCGCCCAGGGTGGGTCAAGGTTCAGCGCGACACAGGCGTGAAGGGCTGGGTGTCTGACAACCTGCTGTGGGGGTGGTGA
- a CDS encoding class II aldolase/adducin family protein has product MNATAPRTASHLHAVTPDDAVRQARVHLAAANRLAVHDGLEEGIDNHFTMVVPGTTDRFLVLPFGLHWSEARASDLIVFNEQGEILEGRGSLELSALSIHAPLHRITGAKVVLHTHQTWALALNMLEDNRLLPGSQTAAFLAKNIAYDDGYTGLAAELSEGERLAGIIGDKHVLFMKNHGVVTVGDTVAQAYRRLYRLERVCKAQLLAMATGKPLALLSDEMVAKVDKPNPNDSHPRAEREALYFAAMMRVLDRTNPGYAD; this is encoded by the coding sequence ATGAACGCCACCGCACCCAGAACCGCCAGCCACCTGCATGCCGTCACGCCCGACGACGCCGTCCGCCAGGCGCGCGTGCACCTGGCCGCCGCCAACCGGCTGGCCGTGCACGACGGCCTGGAGGAAGGCATCGACAACCACTTCACCATGGTCGTGCCAGGCACGACGGACCGCTTTCTGGTCCTGCCCTTCGGCCTGCACTGGTCCGAGGCCCGGGCCAGCGACCTGATCGTGTTCAACGAGCAGGGCGAGATCCTGGAAGGGCGCGGCAGCCTGGAGCTCAGCGCGCTGAGCATCCATGCGCCGCTGCACCGCATCACGGGCGCCAAGGTGGTGCTGCACACCCACCAGACCTGGGCGCTGGCGCTCAACATGCTGGAGGACAACCGTCTGTTGCCGGGCAGCCAGACCGCGGCCTTCCTCGCCAAGAACATCGCTTACGACGACGGCTACACGGGCCTGGCGGCCGAGCTCAGCGAGGGCGAGCGCCTGGCCGGCATCATCGGCGACAAGCACGTGTTGTTCATGAAGAACCACGGCGTCGTGACCGTGGGCGACACCGTGGCCCAGGCCTACCGCCGGCTGTACCGGCTCGAGCGCGTCTGCAAGGCGCAGCTGCTGGCCATGGCCACGGGCAAGCCGCTGGCGCTGCTGTCCGACGAGATGGTGGCCAAGGTCGACAAGCCGAACCCGAACGACAGCCACCCGCGCGCCGAGCGCGAGGCGCTGTACTTCGCGGCCATGATGCGGGTGCTGGACCGCACCAACCCTGGCTACGCAGACTGA
- the arsH gene encoding arsenical resistance protein ArsH, producing the protein MPSPELPNIDADHFRRPDLARLLPAERATHPPRILLLYGSVRERSYSRLLTEEAARLLHAMGAEPRIFDPRGLPQPDGAPEDHPKAQELRDLAQWSEGMVWCSPERHGAMTGIMKSQIDWIPLSVGSVRPTQGKTLAVMEVSGGSQSFNAVNQLRVLGRWMRMLTIPNQSSVAKAFAEFDEDGRMKPSPYYERVVDVMEELVKFTLLTRDCAGYLVDRYSERRESAEALSKRVNLRSL; encoded by the coding sequence TTGCCAAGCCCTGAACTGCCGAACATCGACGCCGACCACTTCCGCCGGCCCGACCTGGCGCGGCTGCTGCCGGCCGAGCGCGCCACCCATCCGCCGCGCATCCTGCTGCTCTACGGCTCCGTGCGCGAGCGCTCCTACAGCCGGCTGCTGACCGAGGAAGCGGCCCGGCTGCTGCACGCCATGGGCGCCGAGCCGCGCATCTTCGATCCGCGCGGCCTGCCGCAGCCCGATGGCGCGCCGGAGGACCACCCCAAGGCGCAGGAGCTGCGCGACCTGGCGCAGTGGTCCGAGGGCATGGTGTGGTGCTCGCCCGAGCGGCACGGGGCCATGACCGGCATCATGAAGTCGCAGATCGACTGGATTCCGCTGTCGGTCGGATCGGTGCGGCCGACGCAGGGCAAGACGCTGGCTGTCATGGAGGTGTCGGGCGGCTCGCAGTCCTTCAACGCGGTGAACCAGCTCCGCGTGCTGGGTCGCTGGATGCGCATGCTGACCATCCCCAACCAGTCGTCGGTGGCCAAGGCCTTCGCCGAGTTCGATGAAGATGGCCGCATGAAGCCCTCGCCCTACTATGAGCGCGTGGTGGATGTGATGGAGGAACTGGTGAAGTTCACGCTGCTGACGCGCGACTGCGCGGGCTACCTGGTGGACCGCTACAGCGAACGGCGCGAGAGCGCTGAGGCGCTGTCCAAGCGGGTCAACCTGCGCAGCCTGTGA